DNA sequence from the Dethiosulfovibrio salsuginis genome:
GGTGGACCTGGCTCCTTTTCAAAGCTGGGGCGACCTGGAGGAGGCGGTCAGAGCGGATGCCCTTTCCGCCGCCTCCGGTCCCTGGAGTCGATCGGTCGATCTGTGCGATAGCTGTCCCTTCAGACGGGTCTGTCGAGGTTACTAGCTGAAGTCCATCCAGCTTCCTCGGTCCACCATCTCGTCGGGCCTTTTCCTTATCTGCATCTGAGGGATCGATACGGTAACTATTCCCGAGGAGGGGTCTACGGAGTAGTGTTTTCCGTCCTCCTCGGGGTCGAATCCCAGAACCGTACCGTTAGGGATATTGTTGTGGGAATCTATTATCACCCGGCGGAGGCGGCAGTTTTTGCCCACTACCACTCCCTGGCCGATAATACACTCCTCTATCTCCGATCCTGGAAGGATGACGCAGTTTCGGGAGAGGATGGATTTCTCCACTTTTGCCCCTAGAACCTGGCTGCCCTCGGCGGTGAGGGTGCTCGAGACCTGGCTTATGTGTCCCTCCGACGGGAAGGAGTAGGCCGGAGGATCGGCGAAGGATACCGTCCTGATAGGCCAGTCGGGGTTGTAGAGGGTCATGTCCGAGTTGGTCTGGAGCAGGTCCATGTGGGCTTTCCAGTAGGCCTGGATGGTGCCGACGTCCCTCCAATAGGGCTTGTCCTCGAGCCATGGTGACAGGCCGTGTCTTGGCAGGACGTTGGTGGAGAAGTCGTAGGCGAAAACCCTGCTGTGGTTCACCAGCCTGGGGATGATATCCCTTCCGAAGTCGTGGCTGGTCTGCTGCATCGAGGCATCCTCCAGCAGGGCCCCTTCGAGGGTTTCCCTCTCGAAGACGTAGTTCCCCATGGAGACGTAGCTCCAGCCCGGCTTGCCCGGTATCTCCGGAGGGTTGGACGGCTTCTCGACGAAAGCTATGATCTTTCCCCGCTCATCGACCTGAATACAGCCGAACTGGGAAGCTTCAGAGGTCGGTACCACGTTGGCGGCCACAGTGACGTCCGCCCTTCGGTCCACGTGATACTCCAGCATCTGCTCCACGTCCATTTTGTAGACGTGGTCC
Encoded proteins:
- the glgC gene encoding glucose-1-phosphate adenylyltransferase, translated to MIRGQYGRVLGMVLAGGKGERLMPLTQYRAKPAVHFAAKYRIVDFALSNLVNSGIFAIYVLVQFKSQSLNEHIERAWQFGGALRGRDYFATIVPAQMWRGERWFEGTADAVYQNMHLVSLYNADRICIFAADHVYKMDVEQMLEYHVDRRADVTVAANVVPTSEASQFGCIQVDERGKIIAFVEKPSNPPEIPGKPGWSYVSMGNYVFERETLEGALLEDASMQQTSHDFGRDIIPRLVNHSRVFAYDFSTNVLPRHGLSPWLEDKPYWRDVGTIQAYWKAHMDLLQTNSDMTLYNPDWPIRTVSFADPPAYSFPSEGHISQVSSTLTAEGSQVLGAKVEKSILSRNCVILPGSEIEECIIGQGVVVGKNCRLRRVIIDSHNNIPNGTVLGFDPEEDGKHYSVDPSSGIVTVSIPQMQIRKRPDEMVDRGSWMDFS